One Malania oleifera isolate guangnan ecotype guangnan chromosome 9, ASM2987363v1, whole genome shotgun sequence DNA segment encodes these proteins:
- the LOC131163763 gene encoding O-fucosyltransferase 30 isoform X1, producing the protein MGMGDETPSQREDMDRLSFSRSRWKKKPVHRSSRLSISLLTLLSVIFIVFIVFSCNRSSRSLLSVSRKPLAPQFPQCSGQALEERFLWYAPHSGFSNQLSEFKNAILMAAILNRTLIVPPVLDHHAVALGSCPKFRVSNPSELRMAVWEHAMELIRNRRYISMADIIDLSSLKSSFKVQTMDFREFVSLWCGVNFDFTCFNGSSTQSSLFESLRQCGSLLSGLDGNVDKCLYALDEDCRTTVWTYKKEDGDGLLDSFQPDEQLKKKKKILYVRRRRDVYRTLGPGSTAELATVLAFGSLFTAPYKGSELYIDIHEAPSDQRIQSVLHGIEFLPFAPEIMSAGRKFALEIIKAPFICAQLRLLDGQFKNHWKATFLGLKEILEPLRQRAPLPVHIFVMTDLPEGNWTGIYLGDLARDTASFKMHVLREDDELVIQAAKKLLAAGHSKRSGLVPKSMDQLNEINKHCPLQLLPDILLYIEETVCSCASLGFSGTAGSTIAVSIELMRKFGICADQIRTEFDH; encoded by the exons ATGGGCATGGGAGATGAAACCCCATCGCAGAGAGAAGACATGGACAGACTCAGTTTCTCCAGAAGCAGATGGAAGAAGAAACCCGTTCATAGATCTTCGCGACTATCCATCTCTCTCCTCACACTCCTTTCCGTCATCTTCATCGTCTTCATCGTCTTTTCCTGCAATCGCAGTTCCAGATCTCTCCTTTCCGTCTCGAGAAAACCTCTCGCGCCCCAATTTCCCCAATGCAGCGGACAAGCCCTGGAAGAGAGATTCTTGTGGTACGCCCCCCACAGCGGGTTCAGCAATCAGCTTTCTGAGTTCAAGAATGCGATATTAATGGCCGCTATTCTGAATCGAACTCTGATTGTGCCTCCTGTTCTGGATCACCACGCTGTTGCTCTGGGAAGTTGCCCTAAATTTAGAGTTTCGAATCCGTCGGAACTTCGGATGGCCGTCTGGGAACATGCGATGGAACTTATTCGGAATCGCAG GTATATCTCCATGGCTGATATTATTGATCTTTCTTCCCTGAAGTCCTCTTTCAAGGTTCAAACCATGGATTTCAGGGAATTTGTGTCCTTATGGTGTGGTGTGAATTTTGATTTCACTTGTTTCAATGGCTCAAGTACTCAATCTTCTTTGTTTGAAAGCTTAAGACAATGTGGATCTCTATTGTCTGGGCTGGATGGCAATGTGGACAAGTGTTTATATGCTTTAGATGAAGACTGCAGAACAACAGTTTGGACATACAAAAAGGAAGATGGAGATGGACTGTTGGATTCATTCCAGCCTGATGAGCAactcaagaaaaagaagaaaattttgtATGTTAGGAGACGTCGAGATGTATATAGGACTCTTGGACCTGGTTCTACAGCAGAATTGGCCACTGTTCTTGCATTTGGGAGCCTTTTCACAGCCCCATACAAAGGCTCGGAGCTGTACATTGATATTCATGAAGCTCCAAGTGACCAAAGGATACAATCTGTACTTCATGGGATTGAGTTTCTTCCATTTGCTCCTGAAATTATGAGCGCTGGACGGAAATTTGCTCTTGAGATAATAAAGGCTCCTTTCATTTGTGCACAGCTCAGATTGTTAGATGGGCAGTTCAAAAACCACTGGAAGGCTACTTTCTTGGGGTTAAAAGAAATTCTGGAGCCTTTGAGGCAGAGAGCTCCTCTACCTGTACATATTTTTGTTATGACTGATCTTCCTGAAGGCAACTGGACTGGAATTTACTTGGGGGATTTGGCTAGAGACACGGCTTCTTTTAAGATGCATGTTCTAAGAGAAGATGATGAATTGGTGATACAAGCTGCAAAGAAACTTCTAGCTGCAGGACATAGTAAGAGGTCTGGGTTGGTTCCGAAGAGTATGGATCAATTGAATGAGATAAACAAGCATTGTCCTCTTCAGTTATTGCCTGATATACTTTTATACATAGAGGAAACTGTTTGCAGCTGTGCATCACTTGGCTTTTCTGGGACTGCTGGGTCAACTATTGCAGTGAGTATAGAGCTGATGAGAAAATTTGGCATATGTGCGGATCAAATTCGGACAGAGTTTGACCATTGA
- the LOC131163763 gene encoding O-fucosyltransferase 30 isoform X2 yields MGMGDETPSQREDMDRLSFSRSRWKKKPVHRSSRLSISLLTLLSVIFIVFIVFSCNRSSRSLLSVSRKPLAPQFPQCSGQALEERFLWYAPHSGFSNQLSEFKNAILMAAILNRTLIVPPVLDHHAVALGSCPKFRVSNPSELRMAVWEHAMELIRNRRYISMADIIDLSSLKSSFKVQTMDFREFVSLWCGVNFDFTCFNGSSTQSSLFESLRQCGSLLSGLDGNVDKCLYALDEDCRTTVWTYKKEDGDGLLDSFQPDEQLKKKKKILYVRRRRDVYRTLGPGSTAELATVLAFGSLFTAPYKGSELYIDIHEAPSDQRIQSVLHGIEFLPFAPEIMSAGRKFALEIIKAPFICAQLRLLDGQFKNHWKATFLGLKEILEPLRQRAPLPVHIFVMTDLPEGNWTGIYLGDLARDTASFKMHVLREDDELVIQAAKKLLAAGHSKRSGLVPKSMDQLNEINKHCPLQLLPDILLYIEETVCSCASLGFSGTAGSTIAVRFHPNKQWHERTFP; encoded by the exons ATGGGCATGGGAGATGAAACCCCATCGCAGAGAGAAGACATGGACAGACTCAGTTTCTCCAGAAGCAGATGGAAGAAGAAACCCGTTCATAGATCTTCGCGACTATCCATCTCTCTCCTCACACTCCTTTCCGTCATCTTCATCGTCTTCATCGTCTTTTCCTGCAATCGCAGTTCCAGATCTCTCCTTTCCGTCTCGAGAAAACCTCTCGCGCCCCAATTTCCCCAATGCAGCGGACAAGCCCTGGAAGAGAGATTCTTGTGGTACGCCCCCCACAGCGGGTTCAGCAATCAGCTTTCTGAGTTCAAGAATGCGATATTAATGGCCGCTATTCTGAATCGAACTCTGATTGTGCCTCCTGTTCTGGATCACCACGCTGTTGCTCTGGGAAGTTGCCCTAAATTTAGAGTTTCGAATCCGTCGGAACTTCGGATGGCCGTCTGGGAACATGCGATGGAACTTATTCGGAATCGCAG GTATATCTCCATGGCTGATATTATTGATCTTTCTTCCCTGAAGTCCTCTTTCAAGGTTCAAACCATGGATTTCAGGGAATTTGTGTCCTTATGGTGTGGTGTGAATTTTGATTTCACTTGTTTCAATGGCTCAAGTACTCAATCTTCTTTGTTTGAAAGCTTAAGACAATGTGGATCTCTATTGTCTGGGCTGGATGGCAATGTGGACAAGTGTTTATATGCTTTAGATGAAGACTGCAGAACAACAGTTTGGACATACAAAAAGGAAGATGGAGATGGACTGTTGGATTCATTCCAGCCTGATGAGCAactcaagaaaaagaagaaaattttgtATGTTAGGAGACGTCGAGATGTATATAGGACTCTTGGACCTGGTTCTACAGCAGAATTGGCCACTGTTCTTGCATTTGGGAGCCTTTTCACAGCCCCATACAAAGGCTCGGAGCTGTACATTGATATTCATGAAGCTCCAAGTGACCAAAGGATACAATCTGTACTTCATGGGATTGAGTTTCTTCCATTTGCTCCTGAAATTATGAGCGCTGGACGGAAATTTGCTCTTGAGATAATAAAGGCTCCTTTCATTTGTGCACAGCTCAGATTGTTAGATGGGCAGTTCAAAAACCACTGGAAGGCTACTTTCTTGGGGTTAAAAGAAATTCTGGAGCCTTTGAGGCAGAGAGCTCCTCTACCTGTACATATTTTTGTTATGACTGATCTTCCTGAAGGCAACTGGACTGGAATTTACTTGGGGGATTTGGCTAGAGACACGGCTTCTTTTAAGATGCATGTTCTAAGAGAAGATGATGAATTGGTGATACAAGCTGCAAAGAAACTTCTAGCTGCAGGACATAGTAAGAGGTCTGGGTTGGTTCCGAAGAGTATGGATCAATTGAATGAGATAAACAAGCATTGTCCTCTTCAGTTATTGCCTGATATACTTTTATACATAGAGGAAACTGTTTGCAGCTGTGCATCACTTGGCTTTTCTGGGACTGCTGGGTCAACTATTGCA